A genomic segment from Cyanobium sp. NIES-981 encodes:
- a CDS encoding DUF3747 domain-containing protein — protein sequence MASTPKRRRRRQSLGARALHPQALRLPLACGLAALGAGVAALLAGTPGERVQAANLFGSQPIATGQAIALAQPLAGGRWNLIVLEQLQPAPPCWREFPDGSVVSYDGDVAEGVCGRYLSSSAYSLRVNDNDLSNPWRLRVESENGQLRLLAANPQNSTMIPVASGRVPADGLAALQLAPGWSFQRRTYGDEPLRHLYMANAEPLPVLLARARGGGQLASLPAAPPPPSVTAVARLDSSNRLSGRLDSRGSRDSRTSRSPARPTGVVALEVVPYGS from the coding sequence ATGGCCAGCACACCGAAACGCCGCCGACGCCGGCAATCCCTGGGCGCACGCGCCCTGCATCCGCAAGCCCTGCGCCTGCCGCTGGCCTGCGGCCTCGCCGCCCTGGGTGCGGGAGTGGCGGCCCTGCTGGCCGGCACGCCAGGGGAGCGGGTGCAGGCGGCCAACCTGTTCGGCAGCCAGCCGATCGCCACGGGCCAGGCCATCGCCCTGGCCCAGCCCCTGGCCGGAGGCCGCTGGAACCTGATCGTGCTGGAGCAGCTCCAGCCGGCGCCACCCTGCTGGCGGGAATTTCCCGATGGCTCGGTGGTGTCCTACGACGGCGACGTGGCTGAGGGCGTCTGTGGCCGCTATCTCTCGAGCAGCGCCTACTCCCTGCGGGTCAACGACAACGACCTGAGCAACCCCTGGCGGCTGAGGGTGGAGAGCGAGAACGGCCAGTTGCGGCTGCTGGCTGCCAACCCCCAGAACAGCACCATGATCCCCGTCGCCAGCGGCCGGGTTCCCGCCGATGGCCTGGCCGCCCTCCAGCTGGCGCCTGGCTGGAGCTTCCAGCGCCGCACCTACGGCGACGAGCCCCTGCGCCACCTCTACATGGCGAACGCCGAACCCCTGCCGGTGCTGCTCGCCCGGGCCCGGGGCGGTGGGCAGCTGGCCTCCCTGCCGGCGGCGCCCCCACCTCCTTCCGTGACCGCCGTGGCACGCCTGGACAGCTCGAACCGCCTCAGCGGCAGGCTCGACAGCCGCGGTAGCCGGGACAGCCGCACCAGCCGCTCCCCAGCGCGCCCCACGGGCGTGGTGGCCCTCGAAGTGGTGCCCTACGGCAGCTGA
- the rplL gene encoding 50S ribosomal protein L7/L12 has translation MSATTDQILEQLKSLSLLEASELVKQIEEAFGVSAAASPGVVMAAAPAAAAEAAEEKTEFDVILESFDAAAKIKVLKAVREATGLGLGDAKALVEAAPKAVKEGIAKADAEALKKAIEEAGGKVSIK, from the coding sequence ATGTCTGCTACGACCGACCAGATTCTCGAACAACTCAAATCCCTCTCCCTGCTGGAAGCTTCCGAGCTCGTCAAGCAGATTGAAGAGGCCTTCGGCGTCTCCGCCGCCGCTTCCCCCGGTGTGGTGATGGCCGCCGCTCCCGCGGCTGCCGCTGAGGCTGCCGAAGAGAAGACCGAATTCGATGTGATTCTCGAATCCTTCGATGCGGCCGCCAAGATCAAGGTGCTCAAGGCCGTGCGCGAAGCCACCGGCCTCGGCCTGGGCGACGCCAAGGCCCTGGTGGAAGCCGCTCCCAAGGCGGTGAAGGAAGGCATCGCCAAAGCCGATGCCGAGGCCCTCAAGAAGGCCATCGAAGAAGCCGGCGGCAAGGTTTCGATCAAGTGA
- the rplJ gene encoding 50S ribosomal protein L10, which yields MGRTLENKQQIVEELKGLLGEAEMALVLDFKGLSIKEMSDLRTRLQASNGVCKVTKNTLMRRAIDGNSAWSDLESLLTGTNAFVLVKGDVGGAVKALQSFQKDTKKSETKGGLFEGKLLSQADIKAIGDLPSKEVLMAQIAGAINAVATKVAVGINEVPSGLARALQQHADGEGQAS from the coding sequence ATGGGCCGCACGCTGGAGAACAAGCAACAGATCGTCGAAGAGCTCAAAGGGCTCCTCGGCGAGGCTGAAATGGCGCTGGTCCTTGATTTCAAGGGCCTGTCCATCAAGGAAATGTCTGATCTGCGGACCCGTCTGCAGGCCAGCAACGGCGTGTGCAAGGTGACCAAGAACACCTTGATGCGCCGGGCCATTGATGGCAACAGCGCCTGGTCGGATCTCGAATCCCTGCTCACCGGCACCAACGCCTTCGTGCTCGTCAAGGGCGACGTGGGTGGTGCGGTGAAGGCCCTGCAGTCCTTCCAGAAGGACACGAAGAAGTCTGAGACGAAGGGCGGCCTTTTCGAAGGCAAGCTCCTCTCCCAGGCGGACATCAAGGCCATCGGGGATCTGCCCTCCAAGGAGGTGCTCATGGCCCAGATCGCCGGTGCGATCAACGCCGTGGCCACCAAGGTGGCCGTGGGCATCAACGAGGTTCCTTCCGGTCTCGCTCGGGCCCTCCAGCAGCACGCCGATGGCGAGGGCCAGGCCTCCTGA
- the rplA gene encoding 50S ribosomal protein L1: MPKVSKRFSSLQAKVADRAYEPLEAIELVKANATAKFDETIEAHVRLGIDPKYTDQQLRTTVALPHGTGQSIRIAVIARGEAVAAAKAAGADLAGDDDLVEQIAGGAMDFDLLIATPDMMPKVAKLGRVLGPRGLMPNPKAGTVTTDLAGAIAEFKAGKLEFRADRTGIVHVRFGKASFEPAKLLENLKALQETIDRNKPSGAKGRYWRSLYVTSSMGPSVQVDFSALQDIKQEG; the protein is encoded by the coding sequence ATGCCAAAAGTTTCCAAGCGTTTTTCCTCCCTCCAGGCCAAGGTGGCCGACCGCGCCTACGAGCCCCTGGAGGCCATCGAGCTGGTGAAGGCCAACGCCACGGCCAAGTTCGATGAAACGATCGAGGCCCACGTGCGTCTGGGCATCGACCCCAAGTACACCGATCAGCAGCTGCGCACCACCGTGGCCCTGCCCCACGGCACCGGCCAGAGCATCCGCATCGCCGTGATCGCCCGCGGTGAGGCCGTGGCCGCCGCCAAGGCCGCCGGTGCCGATCTGGCCGGCGACGACGATCTGGTGGAGCAGATCGCCGGCGGTGCCATGGACTTCGACCTGCTGATCGCCACTCCCGACATGATGCCGAAGGTGGCCAAGCTCGGCCGGGTGCTCGGTCCCCGCGGTCTGATGCCCAACCCCAAGGCCGGCACCGTGACCACCGACCTGGCCGGCGCCATCGCCGAGTTCAAGGCGGGCAAGCTGGAGTTCCGCGCCGACCGCACCGGCATCGTGCACGTGCGCTTCGGCAAGGCCAGCTTCGAGCCCGCCAAGCTGCTCGAGAACCTCAAGGCCCTGCAGGAGACCATCGACCGCAACAAGCCCAGCGGTGCCAAGGGCCGCTACTGGCGTTCCCTGTATGTGACCTCGAGCATGGGCCCCTCGGTGCAGGTGGACTTCAGCGCTCTGCAGGACATCAAGCAGGAGGGCTGA
- the rplK gene encoding 50S ribosomal protein L11 translates to MAKKVVAVIKLALQAGKANPAPPVGPALGQHGVNIMAFCKEYNARTQDKAGYVIPVEISVFEDRSFTFITKTPPASVLISKAAGIEKGAATSAKGSVGAISRAQLEEIAKTKLPDLNCTSVESAMRIIEGTARNMGVAVND, encoded by the coding sequence ATGGCCAAGAAAGTCGTAGCCGTGATCAAGCTGGCCCTCCAGGCCGGCAAAGCCAATCCGGCGCCACCCGTGGGCCCTGCCCTCGGTCAGCACGGCGTCAACATCATGGCGTTCTGCAAGGAGTACAACGCCCGCACGCAGGACAAGGCCGGTTACGTGATCCCGGTGGAGATCTCGGTCTTCGAAGACCGCAGCTTCACCTTCATCACCAAGACCCCGCCCGCCTCCGTGCTGATCTCCAAGGCAGCCGGAATCGAGAAGGGGGCCGCCACCTCCGCCAAGGGTTCCGTGGGTGCCATCAGCCGCGCCCAGCTCGAGGAGATCGCCAAGACCAAGCTGCCCGACCTCAACTGCACCAGCGTGGAGTCGGCCATGCGCATCATCGAAGGCACCGCCCGCAACATGGGCGTCGCCGTCAACGACTGA
- the nusG gene encoding transcription termination/antitermination protein NusG, producing MSETLSESHVDPVASAAEPMADAVLDLPAAGASSSDNASSDAIPSDTSAEAVSEKRQVARWYAVQVASSCEKKVKATLEQRAVTLGVDNRILEIEIPQTPGVKLKKDGSRQSTEEKVFPGYVLVRMVLDEDTMMAVRSTPNVINFVGAEERRATARARGHIKPRPLSRQEVDRIFKRAAEKKPVVKVDLSEGDQILVTAGPFKDFQGEVIEVSGERNKLKALLSIFGRETPVELEFAQISKQS from the coding sequence GTGTCCGAGACCCTGTCCGAAAGCCACGTCGATCCCGTCGCCAGCGCAGCCGAGCCGATGGCTGACGCCGTGCTCGACCTGCCGGCCGCCGGGGCCTCCTCCTCGGACAACGCCTCCTCGGACGCCATCCCCTCGGACACGTCCGCCGAGGCGGTGAGCGAGAAGCGCCAGGTGGCCCGCTGGTACGCCGTGCAGGTGGCCTCCAGCTGCGAGAAGAAGGTGAAGGCCACCCTGGAGCAGCGGGCCGTGACCCTGGGCGTGGACAACCGCATCCTCGAGATCGAGATCCCCCAGACCCCCGGGGTGAAGCTGAAGAAGGACGGCAGCCGCCAGAGCACCGAGGAGAAGGTGTTCCCCGGCTACGTGCTGGTGCGGATGGTGCTCGATGAGGACACGATGATGGCGGTGCGCAGCACCCCCAACGTGATCAACTTCGTGGGGGCCGAGGAGCGCCGCGCCACCGCCCGGGCCCGCGGCCACATCAAGCCCCGCCCCCTCAGCCGCCAGGAGGTGGACCGCATCTTCAAGCGGGCCGCCGAGAAGAAACCGGTGGTGAAGGTCGACCTCAGCGAGGGCGACCAGATCCTGGTCACGGCCGGTCCGTTCAAGGACTTCCAGGGCGAGGTGATCGAGGTGTCGGGCGAGCGCAACAAGCTCAAGGCCCTGCTCTCGATCTTCGGCCGCGAGACGCCCGTGGAACTGGAGTTCGCCCAGATCAGCAAGCAGAGCTGA
- the secE gene encoding preprotein translocase subunit SecE: MVSEPTPADPNSAAPPAAPSSEQGSAEAASAEAAAAAEAAAAESPAPAGFGAATLAELRKVVWPSRQQLFSESVAVILMVGLSAAAIAAIDRFYGWAAAQVFS; the protein is encoded by the coding sequence GTGGTGTCCGAGCCAACTCCAGCCGATCCCAACTCTGCCGCGCCCCCCGCAGCGCCTTCCTCCGAGCAGGGTTCTGCTGAGGCTGCTTCCGCGGAAGCCGCCGCTGCTGCGGAAGCCGCTGCTGCCGAGTCCCCTGCGCCGGCCGGGTTCGGGGCGGCCACCCTCGCGGAGCTGCGCAAGGTGGTCTGGCCCAGCCGCCAGCAGCTCTTCAGCGAGTCGGTGGCGGTGATCCTGATGGTGGGTCTCTCGGCCGCTGCCATCGCCGCCATCGACCGCTTCTACGGCTGGGCGGCCGCCCAGGTGTTCAGCTGA
- a CDS encoding ATP-dependent Clp protease ATP-binding subunit, with protein MRTDAPPQPASLTSEPDRFSEEAWNLLLASQDTARRWRHGVMDVEHLLQTLLLDRRFGQWVDRLPLDPDRLLDRLEAFCAEQPSEPDGQLYIGDALEDLLEDADRRRAGWGSRLLDVPHLLLALVEEPRIGARLLGREGLTQEALMRQLRPAAPGRSAPAPVAAPPPAAVPPAAAPPPAQPADPWGGADDWIDAAPTGRSAGRPAPQVASASASAPVPGAVPAPAAPALQLEAEAPEPAALDRYGRDLTAAARAGELDPVIGRDAEIRRLIQVLSRRSKNNPVLIGEPGVGKTAVAECLAQRIVAGEVPDALRGQRLVALDLGALIAGAKFRGQFEERLRAVLAEVRDADPGVIVFIDELHTVVSGDRSNADAASILKPALARGELRCVGATTPEDYRRSIEKDPALERRFQQVVIREPGLETSVEILRGLKERYELHHGVTISDAALAAAARLADRYIADRCLPDSAIDLVDEAAANLRMEVTSKPQPVEEAEVALRRVELALLSAEAAPEAERIALQEQRRQAVEALQQLQQRWRAERERVAELRDLLQQDEDLRHAIAEAERCGDLEEAARLQYDQLHGLQQRRLALEAEMQTDAMLREQVEPGDIADVVARWTGIPVQRLLAGERQKLLELDRRLGERVIGQPEAVAAVAAAIRRARAGMQSPRRPVGSFLFLGPTGVGKTELAKALAAALFDEEEALVRLDMSEFMERNAVARLVGAPPGYVGYEEGGQLTEAVRRRPYAVVLLDEVEKAHPEVFNLLLQVLDDGRLTDSQGRTVDFRHTVVIMTSNLASRSILDHARGGLDATQLEQAVDQALAARFRPEFLNRIDEVIRFRPLAETDLARIVRLQLAELAALLAEQQLELLVEEPVVEALALQGYEPEYGARPLRRVLRRRIENPLATELLEERYSGAHGVRVTLGEEPGGLLHFEPVPETGGEGVR; from the coding sequence ATGCGTACGGACGCCCCTCCCCAGCCCGCCAGCCTCACCAGCGAGCCGGACCGCTTCAGCGAGGAGGCCTGGAATCTGCTGCTGGCCAGCCAGGACACCGCCCGCCGCTGGCGCCACGGCGTGATGGATGTGGAGCACCTGCTCCAGACCCTGCTGCTGGACCGCCGTTTCGGCCAGTGGGTCGATCGCCTGCCCCTCGACCCCGATCGTCTGCTCGACCGGCTCGAGGCCTTCTGCGCGGAACAACCCAGCGAGCCTGACGGGCAGCTCTACATCGGTGACGCGCTCGAGGATCTGCTCGAGGACGCCGACCGGCGGCGCGCCGGCTGGGGCTCGCGCCTGCTCGATGTGCCCCATCTGCTGCTGGCCCTGGTGGAAGAGCCCCGCATCGGCGCCCGCCTGCTGGGCCGTGAGGGACTGACGCAGGAGGCGCTGATGCGCCAGCTGCGTCCGGCCGCGCCCGGACGATCCGCCCCGGCGCCGGTTGCGGCTCCACCCCCCGCCGCGGTGCCGCCGGCGGCTGCGCCACCCCCGGCGCAGCCGGCCGATCCCTGGGGGGGAGCGGACGACTGGATCGACGCCGCCCCCACCGGCCGCAGCGCGGGGCGGCCCGCGCCACAGGTGGCCTCGGCCTCGGCCTCGGCCCCTGTCCCTGGCGCTGTTCCTGCCCCTGCCGCCCCCGCGCTGCAGCTGGAGGCCGAGGCCCCTGAGCCCGCCGCTCTGGACCGCTACGGCCGCGACCTCACCGCCGCCGCCCGCGCCGGCGAACTCGATCCGGTGATCGGCCGTGATGCCGAGATCCGCCGGCTGATCCAGGTGCTGTCGCGGCGCAGCAAGAACAATCCCGTGCTGATCGGCGAGCCCGGGGTGGGCAAGACGGCGGTGGCCGAGTGCCTGGCCCAGCGGATCGTGGCCGGCGAGGTGCCCGACGCCCTGCGGGGCCAGCGGCTGGTGGCGCTGGATCTGGGCGCCCTGATCGCCGGCGCCAAGTTCCGCGGCCAGTTCGAGGAGCGCCTGCGCGCGGTGCTGGCGGAGGTGCGCGACGCCGACCCCGGCGTGATCGTGTTCATCGATGAGCTGCACACCGTGGTGAGCGGCGATCGCTCCAATGCCGACGCCGCCAGCATCCTCAAGCCGGCCCTGGCCCGGGGCGAGCTCCGCTGCGTGGGGGCCACCACGCCGGAGGACTACCGCCGCAGCATCGAGAAGGACCCCGCCCTGGAGCGCCGCTTCCAGCAGGTGGTGATCCGCGAGCCGGGGCTGGAGACCAGCGTGGAGATCCTGCGCGGGCTCAAGGAGCGCTACGAGCTGCACCACGGCGTCACCATCAGTGACGCCGCCCTGGCCGCGGCCGCGCGCCTGGCCGACCGCTACATCGCCGACCGCTGTCTGCCGGATTCCGCCATCGACCTGGTGGACGAGGCCGCCGCCAACCTGCGCATGGAGGTCACCTCCAAGCCCCAGCCGGTGGAGGAGGCCGAGGTGGCCCTGCGCCGGGTGGAGCTGGCCCTGCTCTCGGCCGAGGCGGCGCCTGAGGCCGAGCGCATCGCCCTTCAGGAGCAGCGCCGCCAGGCCGTGGAGGCGCTGCAGCAGCTCCAGCAGCGCTGGCGGGCCGAGCGGGAGCGGGTGGCGGAGCTGCGCGACCTCCTGCAGCAGGATGAAGACCTGCGCCATGCCATCGCCGAGGCTGAGCGCTGCGGCGATCTGGAGGAGGCAGCCCGCCTCCAGTACGACCAGCTGCACGGGCTGCAGCAGCGCCGCCTGGCCCTCGAGGCGGAGATGCAGACCGACGCCATGCTGCGCGAGCAGGTGGAGCCCGGCGACATCGCCGATGTGGTGGCCCGCTGGACCGGCATTCCGGTGCAGCGCCTGCTGGCCGGCGAGCGCCAGAAGCTGCTGGAGCTCGACCGGCGCCTGGGCGAGCGCGTGATCGGCCAGCCCGAGGCCGTGGCGGCCGTGGCGGCGGCGATCCGCCGGGCCCGGGCCGGCATGCAGTCGCCGCGGCGGCCCGTGGGCTCCTTTCTCTTCCTCGGCCCCACGGGTGTGGGCAAGACCGAACTGGCCAAGGCCCTGGCGGCGGCCCTGTTCGATGAGGAGGAGGCCCTGGTGCGGCTCGACATGAGCGAATTCATGGAGCGCAACGCCGTGGCCCGCCTGGTGGGGGCTCCTCCGGGCTATGTGGGTTACGAGGAGGGGGGCCAGCTCACCGAGGCCGTGCGGCGGCGCCCCTACGCGGTGGTGCTGCTCGATGAGGTGGAGAAGGCCCACCCGGAGGTGTTCAACCTGCTGCTGCAGGTGCTCGATGACGGCCGCCTCACCGATTCCCAGGGGCGCACCGTGGACTTCCGCCACACGGTGGTGATCATGACCAGCAACCTCGCCAGCCGCTCGATCCTCGACCACGCCCGCGGCGGCCTCGACGCCACCCAGCTGGAGCAGGCGGTGGACCAGGCCCTGGCGGCCCGCTTCCGGCCCGAATTCCTCAACCGGATCGATGAGGTGATCCGCTTCCGGCCGCTGGCCGAAACCGATCTGGCGCGCATCGTGCGGCTGCAGCTGGCCGAGCTGGCCGCGCTGCTGGCCGAGCAGCAGCTGGAGCTGCTGGTGGAGGAGCCGGTGGTCGAGGCGCTGGCGCTGCAGGGCTATGAGCCGGAATACGGCGCCCGCCCCCTGCGGCGGGTGCTGCGGCGCCGCATCGAGAACCCTCTGGCCACCGAGTTGCTGGAGGAGCGCTACAGCGGCGCCCATGGCGTGCGCGTCACGCTGGGGGAGGAGCCCGGCGGGCTGCTGCACTTCGAGCCGGTGCCGGAGACAGGCGGGGAGGGTGTCCGGTAG
- the gloA gene encoding lactoylglutathione lyase has product MRLLHTMLRVGNLDRSLAFYTEVLGMTLLRRKDYPGGRFTLAFVGYGPEQDHTVLELTHNWDTTHYALGEGYGHIALGVDDIHATCEAIRARGGRVVREPGPMKHGSTVIAFVEDPDGYKVELIQLGSRADGAA; this is encoded by the coding sequence ATGCGTCTGCTGCACACCATGCTCCGGGTGGGGAACCTGGACCGTTCCCTTGCCTTCTACACCGAGGTGCTGGGCATGACACTGCTGCGGCGCAAGGACTATCCGGGTGGCCGCTTCACCCTGGCGTTCGTGGGTTACGGCCCGGAGCAGGATCACACCGTGCTGGAGCTCACCCACAACTGGGACACCACGCACTACGCCCTCGGTGAGGGCTACGGCCACATCGCCCTCGGCGTGGACGACATCCATGCCACCTGTGAGGCGATCAGGGCCCGCGGCGGCCGGGTGGTGCGCGAACCCGGGCCGATGAAGCACGGCAGCACCGTGATCGCCTTCGTGGAAGATCCCGATGGCTACAAGGTGGAGCTGATCCAGCTGGGCTCCCGTGCCGATGGGGCGGCCTGA
- the eno gene encoding phosphopyruvate hydratase has translation MIDSLDYSIETVVAREVLDSRGTPTVEAEVFLEGGASGRAIVPSGASTGAHEAHELRDGGSRYMGKGVLQAVANIEEKIAPALCGISALEQVAVDSAMLELDGSDNKSALGANAILAVSLATARAAANAVGLPLYRYLGGPMACLLPVPLMNVINGGAHAANSLDFQEFMLVPHGANSFREALRMGTEVFHTLKGLLKDKGLSTAVGDEGGFAPDLGNVAAGELLVQAIEQAGYRPADQISLALDVASTEFYSDGRYAFDGGRYTSAEMVDQLAQLVNRFPIVSIEDGVAEDDWEGWALLTEKLGSTVQLVGDDLFVTNTQRLQRGIDLGVANSILIKVNQIGTLTETLQAIDLAGRAGYTSVISHRSGETEDTTIADLAVATRAGQIKTGSLSRSERVAKYNQLLRIEDDLGSQAAYAGAEDRGPRGKA, from the coding sequence GTGATCGACTCCCTCGACTATTCGATCGAAACCGTGGTGGCACGGGAGGTGCTCGATTCACGCGGCACTCCCACCGTGGAGGCCGAGGTGTTCCTGGAAGGCGGCGCGAGCGGCCGGGCGATCGTGCCGAGCGGGGCCAGCACCGGCGCCCACGAGGCCCATGAGCTGCGGGATGGCGGCAGCCGCTACATGGGCAAGGGCGTGCTGCAGGCGGTGGCCAACATCGAGGAGAAGATCGCGCCAGCCCTCTGCGGGATCAGCGCCCTCGAGCAGGTGGCCGTGGACAGCGCCATGCTCGAGCTGGACGGCTCCGACAACAAGAGCGCCCTGGGCGCCAACGCCATCCTGGCGGTGAGCCTGGCCACGGCCCGGGCGGCGGCCAACGCCGTGGGCCTGCCGCTCTACCGCTACCTGGGTGGCCCGATGGCCTGCCTGCTGCCCGTGCCGCTGATGAACGTGATCAACGGCGGCGCCCATGCCGCCAACAGCCTGGATTTCCAGGAGTTCATGCTCGTGCCCCACGGCGCCAACAGCTTCCGGGAGGCGCTGCGCATGGGCACGGAGGTGTTCCACACCCTCAAGGGCCTGTTGAAGGACAAGGGGCTGAGCACGGCCGTGGGTGACGAGGGGGGCTTCGCCCCTGATCTGGGCAACGTGGCCGCCGGAGAGCTGCTGGTGCAGGCGATCGAGCAGGCGGGCTACCGGCCGGCCGATCAGATCTCGCTGGCCCTGGATGTGGCCAGCACCGAGTTCTACAGCGATGGCCGCTACGCCTTCGACGGCGGCCGCTACACCAGCGCCGAGATGGTCGACCAGCTGGCCCAGCTGGTGAACCGCTTCCCGATCGTGTCGATCGAGGATGGGGTGGCCGAGGACGACTGGGAGGGCTGGGCCCTGCTCACCGAGAAGCTCGGCAGCACGGTGCAGCTGGTGGGCGACGACCTGTTCGTGACCAACACCCAGCGTCTGCAGCGGGGCATCGATCTGGGGGTGGCCAACTCGATCCTGATCAAGGTGAACCAGATCGGCACCCTCACCGAAACCCTGCAGGCGATCGATCTGGCGGGCCGGGCCGGCTACACCAGCGTGATCAGCCACCGCAGTGGCGAAACCGAAGACACCACCATCGCCGATCTGGCCGTGGCCACCCGGGCCGGCCAGATCAAGACCGGCTCCCTCAGCCGCAGCGAACGGGTGGCGAAGTACAACCAGCTGCTGCGCATCGAGGACGACCTGGGCAGCCAGGCCGCCTATGCCGGCGCCGAGGACCGGGGTCCCCGGGGCAAGGCCTGA
- a CDS encoding AarF/ABC1/UbiB kinase family protein — translation MIRRPLRIWWLALRLATGLWWDGQRWSYPGGPTPERRSRRARRRARWLTEEFLALGSAFIKLGQLLSARPDVLPAELVEELAALQDQVPAFPFSVVQALLEQELGERCAEIIDLEESPLGSASLAQVHRASLRSGRQVVLKVQRPGLEKLFRLDLEVLQQVARVVQRHPRWGRGRDWVGIAQECRRVLLRELDFRLEAEHAARFRQQFLDDPGIRIPAVVWELSSRRVLCLDYVPGIKITDRQALLAAGVVPAAVAEKGAASYLQQLVRFGFFHADPHPGNLAVAPNGALIYYDFGMMGQLSSRLRSRLGRMVRAAAGRDASALVVELQAAGVIAAEVDPGPVRRLVRVMLNDALTPPFSANVLEKLSGDLYDLVYGQPFRVPPELIFVMRALSTFEGVGRSLDPGFSLVAIARPYLLPLMTSSGNGGDLFGELSRQAAEVGSRALGIPRRLDENLARIEQGDLQVQIRAGETDRLLRRLALAQQSAGQAMLLAGLAVAAAVLASSRQPGLVAVPLVAGLPVGLGWLRLQARLARDGRLDQIPGIASAPASAPSPIADPAAGP, via the coding sequence GTGATCCGGCGCCCTTTGCGCATCTGGTGGCTGGCCCTGCGTCTGGCCACAGGCCTCTGGTGGGATGGTCAGCGCTGGAGCTATCCCGGTGGACCCACGCCCGAACGGCGCAGCCGGCGGGCCCGCCGCCGCGCCCGCTGGCTCACCGAGGAATTTCTGGCCCTCGGCTCGGCCTTCATCAAGCTCGGCCAGCTGCTCTCCGCCCGGCCGGACGTGCTCCCTGCCGAGCTGGTGGAGGAGCTCGCCGCCCTGCAGGACCAGGTGCCCGCCTTCCCCTTCAGCGTGGTGCAGGCCCTGCTGGAGCAGGAACTGGGCGAGCGCTGCGCCGAGATCATCGACCTGGAGGAGAGCCCGCTCGGCTCCGCCAGCCTGGCCCAGGTGCACCGCGCCAGCCTGCGCAGCGGCCGCCAGGTGGTGCTCAAGGTGCAGCGTCCCGGCCTGGAGAAGCTGTTCCGCCTCGATCTGGAGGTGCTGCAGCAGGTGGCCCGGGTGGTGCAGCGCCATCCCCGCTGGGGCCGGGGCCGCGACTGGGTGGGCATCGCCCAGGAGTGCCGCCGCGTGCTGCTGCGTGAGCTGGATTTCCGGCTGGAGGCCGAGCACGCCGCCCGCTTCCGCCAGCAGTTCCTCGACGACCCCGGCATCCGCATTCCCGCGGTGGTGTGGGAACTGAGCTCCCGCCGCGTGCTCTGCCTCGACTACGTGCCTGGCATCAAGATCACCGACCGCCAGGCCCTGCTGGCCGCCGGTGTGGTGCCCGCCGCCGTGGCCGAGAAGGGCGCGGCCAGCTACCTGCAGCAACTGGTGCGGTTCGGCTTCTTCCACGCCGACCCCCACCCGGGCAACCTGGCCGTCGCCCCCAATGGCGCCCTCATCTACTACGACTTCGGCATGATGGGCCAGCTTTCGAGCCGCCTGCGCTCGAGGCTGGGGCGCATGGTGCGGGCTGCCGCCGGCCGGGATGCCTCCGCCCTGGTGGTGGAGCTGCAGGCGGCCGGAGTGATCGCCGCCGAGGTGGACCCCGGCCCGGTGCGGCGCCTGGTGCGGGTGATGCTCAACGACGCCCTCACGCCCCCCTTTTCCGCCAACGTGCTGGAGAAGCTCTCCGGTGATCTCTACGACCTGGTGTACGGCCAGCCCTTCCGGGTGCCGCCTGAGCTGATCTTCGTGATGCGGGCCCTCTCCACCTTCGAGGGGGTGGGCCGCAGTCTCGATCCCGGCTTTAGCCTGGTGGCCATTGCCCGCCCCTACCTGCTCCCCCTGATGACCTCCAGCGGCAACGGCGGCGATCTGTTCGGCGAACTCTCCCGCCAGGCCGCCGAGGTGGGCAGCCGGGCCCTCGGTATTCCCCGCCGCCTCGATGAGAACCTGGCCCGCATCGAGCAGGGCGACCTGCAGGTGCAGATCCGTGCCGGTGAAACCGACCGCCTGCTGCGGCGTCTTGCCCTGGCGCAGCAATCGGCGGGCCAGGCCATGCTGCTGGCCGGTCTGGCGGTGGCGGCCGCCGTGCTGGCCAGCAGCCGCCAGCCTGGCCTGGTGGCCGTGCCCCTGGTGGCGGGGCTGCCGGTGGGTCTGGGCTGGCTCAGGCTGCAGGCCCGCCTGGCGCGCGACGGCCGCCTGGATCAGATCCCCGGCATCGCCTCAGCTCCCGCCTCCGCCCCCTCGCCCATCGCGGATCCGGCGGCAGGGCCCTGA